The window GCACTAGCAACGCAGACTCCTTGCTGTTGATCTTGTGCCAGGCAAAGACTATCAGGCTTCCCACACACATGTCAATAGCAAAATTTGCACCAACAAGGAATGGCACAGCCATTGCCGTCGGCAGGGGCACATAATCCCTGTACTTGCGTGGCAAGAAGTCCCTCATAAGGTTGATGAGCACAGAAAATGCAAAGAAGCCAGCAGACAGCTCAAGACAATGCTTTGGTAGTGCAGAAAAGCCCTCGACGCCAAGAATGGCCATGTTTCGAAATATCAGGGCATATGGAGCCTTCCAGTATCCATCAGGGTTCCCAATATCAAATGCTTTGTAGAAGAGCAAGAAAGTCAGTGGAGCGATTATGCAGCCCATGGCTGTACCAATGGCCTGCCCAACAAGCATGGATCTTGGTGATGTTAATGTCAGATGACCAGTCTTAAAGTCGTGCATCAAATCAGCAGAGACTTGTACTAGCTGCTTCACTATTCCACAACCAACAAGACCAGCAATGACACCGTTGTCCCTCCCTCCCCAAGCTGCAAAGATGAAGAGAGCAATCTTGCCATAGTTGTAGCTCATGTTCATGTCAGTTAGCCCAGTTCCATAGGCATTGGAGAATCCCAGCACAGGAGCAAGCACAAAGGCTACAACAACATAGTACCACTTCACCTGTTGGAACATTATGGGTATCGCAATTACCGCAACAATGCTCAGTAAGGCATATCCAGCATACGCTAGCCAGTTTGGAATATAGTCTTTGTTGAAGAACTCGTCACGCTGCATATCAGCAATTACAAATGTATCCTCATCTGTCGCTGCAATTCACTCAGCTTCAGCTACCTTGGTGATATAAGAGGGAAGAAAACGTGGAAATAGTTAATTTCGCAGAGCACGTTTACCTTTCTTAGCATGTCTACGATTGGATCGTTCATGCAGGCTCTTAGCAGTGATACCTGTTACTTTTATGAAGTGGTAAAGGCCATCCCCCATGATCAAAGCTACACACATGAAGGACTGAGAAGGAGAAAATTAGAGATACTGTACCATATAAAATTATGGATTCACATCAGACTATTTTGAGAAAAAGGTAAATTGTATGCCTGACCTTGTAACCAAACAAGCTTGTCATGCTGCTTTCAGGAACATTTCCAGGATACCACTTACCCTTTTGTATGCTGATCAGTGGCCACAT of the Oryza sativa Japonica Group chromosome 2, ASM3414082v1 genome contains:
- the LOC4330161 gene encoding metal-nicotianamine transporter YSL2 gives rise to the protein MEAAAPEIERCDAGDVESDHDGAAAAAERVPPWREQVTARGMVAALLIGFVYTVIIMKLALTTGIIPTLNVSAALLAFLALRGWTRAPALLLPGGGAASSSSRRRPFTRQENTVVQTCAVACYTMGFGGGFGSSLLALNRKTYELAGVSTPGNSPGSYKEPGVGWMTGFLFAISFVGLLNLLPLRKALIIDYKLTYPSGTATAVLINGFHTPQGENSAKKQVRGFLNCFGISLLWSFFQWFYTGGESCGFLQFPTFGLKAWKQTFYFDFSLTYVGAGMICSHLVNLSALFGAILSWGIMWPLISIQKGKWYPGNVPESSMTSLFGYKSFMCVALIMGDGLYHFIKVTGITAKSLHERSNRRHAKKATDEDTFVIADMQRDEFFNKDYIPNWLAYAGYALLSIVAVIAIPIMFQQVKWYYVVVAFVLAPVLGFSNAYGTGLTDMNMSYNYGKIALFIFAAWGGRDNGVIAGLVGCGIVKQLVQVSADLMHDFKTGHLTLTSPRSMLVGQAIGTAMGCIIAPLTFLLFYKAFDIGNPDGYWKAPYALIFRNMAILGVEGFSALPKHCLELSAGFFAFSVLINLMRDFLPRKYRDYVPLPTAMAVPFLVGANFAIDMCVGSLIVFAWHKINSKESALLVPAVASGFICGDGIWMFPSSLLSLAKVKPPICMKFTPGS